A single genomic interval of Agarivorans aestuarii harbors:
- a CDS encoding tripartite tricarboxylate transporter substrate binding protein, whose amino-acid sequence MLAKIKLVKTLIGAAVLAAGLSGTVHAEEVHFLIPGGAGGGWDGTARGTGEALMKSGIIDKVSYQNMSGGGGGKAIAHLIETAKTQEHTLMVNSTPIVVRSLTGVFPQSFRDLTPIAATIADYGALIVRADSKYTHWDQVIADFKDNPNKVKVAGGSARGSLDHLVAAAAIKNEGLDPLRLRYVAYDAGGKAMAGLLSGETALLSTGLGEALEMAKNDQIRILAITAEKRVKDAPEVPTLKEMGNDTVFANWRGFFAAPGTSKAQAEKFSDMLKEMYTTPEWETVRSRNGWVNNFVPYGQFFGFLEQQEKTVGSLMKELGFLK is encoded by the coding sequence ATGTTAGCCAAGATTAAATTGGTCAAAACATTAATAGGGGCCGCAGTATTGGCCGCAGGCCTAAGCGGCACAGTTCACGCAGAAGAAGTGCACTTTCTAATCCCCGGCGGCGCAGGCGGAGGCTGGGATGGAACCGCCCGTGGCACCGGCGAAGCCTTAATGAAATCGGGCATTATCGATAAGGTGTCTTACCAAAACATGAGTGGCGGAGGCGGCGGTAAAGCCATTGCTCACTTAATAGAAACCGCTAAAACCCAAGAACATACCTTAATGGTGAACTCAACGCCGATTGTGGTTCGCTCATTAACCGGCGTATTCCCGCAGTCTTTCCGCGATCTTACTCCCATCGCTGCCACAATTGCTGACTACGGCGCGTTAATTGTTAGAGCCGATTCCAAATATACTCATTGGGACCAAGTAATTGCCGACTTCAAAGACAACCCCAATAAAGTAAAAGTTGCTGGCGGTAGTGCGCGCGGCAGTTTAGATCACCTAGTAGCAGCCGCTGCTATTAAAAACGAAGGCTTAGACCCACTAAGATTACGCTACGTAGCTTACGATGCCGGCGGTAAAGCCATGGCTGGTTTGCTTTCTGGAGAAACAGCGCTACTTTCAACCGGCTTAGGCGAAGCGCTAGAAATGGCGAAAAACGACCAAATTCGTATCTTAGCCATTACCGCAGAAAAACGAGTTAAAGACGCCCCCGAAGTACCAACCTTAAAAGAAATGGGTAACGACACTGTGTTTGCTAACTGGCGTGGCTTTTTTGCGGCACCGGGCACCAGCAAAGCGCAAGCTGAGAAGTTCTCAGACATGCTTAAAGAAATGTACACCACCCCAGAATGGGAAACCGTGCGTTCACGTAATGGCTGGGTAAATAACTTTGTACCTTATGGTCAGTTCTTCGGCTTTCTAGAACAACAAGAGAAAACAGTAGGCAGCCTAATGAAAGAGCTAGGCTTTCTAAAGTAA
- a CDS encoding radical SAM protein, translating to MHYEGKIYRPWMEAKSVLIQTTLGCSNNQCTFCTMFDDKRFKVRELEAIFKDIDEARLLHRQVESIFLIDGNVMAMRTDKLLKILDKIKVTFPELKHLALYSGFNDFRRKSMSELKELRSAGLTTAYSGLESGDPIVLERIKKGMTREHAIKGMEMAREANIQVLASFIFGLGGKERSVEHAKNTTSLLNIMRPDAIAPMALAIQPGSELERELHRGEFALPTPLQILEEEKYLLENMDDFPCYYWGDHGNNIASMRGVWPEVRQSFLQNINQHIAHNPMAKKNAIETYAW from the coding sequence ATGCATTATGAAGGTAAAATCTATCGTCCTTGGATGGAAGCCAAGAGTGTACTTATTCAAACCACGCTAGGTTGCAGCAATAACCAGTGTACCTTCTGTACTATGTTCGACGACAAGCGTTTTAAAGTGCGTGAGCTTGAGGCGATCTTTAAAGACATTGATGAAGCGAGATTGTTACATCGCCAGGTCGAGTCAATATTTCTTATCGACGGCAATGTAATGGCGATGCGCACCGACAAGCTGTTAAAGATCCTTGATAAAATTAAAGTGACCTTTCCTGAGCTAAAGCACTTGGCGCTGTATTCAGGCTTTAACGATTTTCGTCGTAAGAGTATGTCGGAACTAAAAGAATTGCGTTCGGCGGGGCTTACTACAGCTTATTCTGGATTAGAGTCTGGCGACCCTATCGTGTTGGAGCGGATTAAAAAGGGCATGACACGTGAGCATGCCATTAAAGGTATGGAGATGGCGCGTGAAGCTAACATTCAAGTGCTTGCCTCGTTTATTTTTGGTCTTGGTGGCAAAGAGCGTTCTGTTGAGCATGCGAAAAATACCACTAGTTTGCTTAATATTATGCGTCCAGATGCGATTGCGCCAATGGCGCTTGCTATTCAACCGGGTAGCGAGTTGGAGCGGGAGCTACACCGGGGAGAGTTTGCACTACCCACACCGCTACAGATTTTAGAAGAGGAAAAGTATTTGCTGGAAAACATGGATGATTTCCCGTGTTATTACTGGGGTGACCATGGTAACAACATAGCGTCTATGCGTGGGGTTTGGCCCGAGGTTCGCCAATCTTTCTTGCAGAATATTAATCAGCATATCGCGCATAATCCAATGGCGAAGAAAAATGCGATTGAGACCTATGCATGGTAG
- a CDS encoding YdcH family protein, translating into MLGESHSLLHEFPKSKASILSLVNSDENFAKDAQHYENLDNKIRDLELSNSPIDDQAMHQLKHDRSLLKDSLYQRILQAETEQ; encoded by the coding sequence ATGCTAGGTGAAAGCCATTCATTACTGCACGAATTCCCCAAGTCTAAAGCAAGTATTTTAAGCTTAGTTAACAGCGACGAAAACTTTGCTAAAGATGCTCAGCACTACGAAAACTTAGACAATAAAATTAGAGATTTAGAACTCAGTAATTCGCCAATTGACGATCAAGCCATGCACCAGTTGAAGCACGATCGCTCCTTGCTAAAAGACTCGCTTTATCAGCGGATTTTGCAAGCGGAAACGGAACAGTAA
- a CDS encoding ATP-binding protein — MYQQARLPSYRARLLLIMLIYSLIQLSIVVVTSYWYVSDSEYQDKGERALDVARVVAKLPDVVSAVERRDSANLQPLAEELRRTMGASFIVVGDVDGIRLAHPKSERIGKPMVGGDNHAALVLGQEYVSQAKGSLGVSVRGKVPVKDQQGQIIGIVSVGYLLEKIDVQLQPYLHFMVLLVMAVLSLNMLIGWWLAQRIKDTLLGFEPEQMTRLYAELQATLNTIREGVIAINREGIITNVNANAIRLLGKDLQGKSISPVGLPLRDWLPDSDMAELLDQPQAQSDVELLLNGHLVIANRVPMRDQQQNFIGMVSSFRRKDEITLLTKQLSQIKAHSEALRVQNHEHSNQLNTIAGLIQLGESDKALSFIGQANDQFQELIRFLIEAVEDSVIAGCILGKFHRARELGLTLNIDPDSSLRDLPAHCGSEQIVTIVANLLDNAFEATRASNGREPINLSMTDLGNDIIIEVEDFAGGIQDNLQANIYEQGVTTKTQGDHGIGLYLVKETVQILRGNVEFSSDNLGTRFTVYIPKQLKQE; from the coding sequence ATGTATCAACAAGCTCGCTTACCAAGCTACCGTGCTCGCTTATTGTTAATAATGCTGATTTACAGCCTTATTCAATTAAGCATTGTGGTAGTGACCAGCTATTGGTACGTAAGTGATTCTGAATACCAAGACAAAGGGGAGCGGGCCTTAGATGTAGCGCGAGTGGTGGCTAAGCTGCCCGATGTAGTGAGTGCGGTAGAGCGCCGAGATAGTGCAAACTTACAGCCTTTAGCAGAAGAATTACGCCGCACTATGGGCGCAAGTTTTATTGTGGTGGGGGATGTTGATGGGATCCGCTTGGCTCACCCCAAAAGCGAACGTATTGGCAAACCGATGGTGGGAGGCGATAACCATGCGGCTCTGGTACTAGGGCAAGAGTATGTGTCGCAAGCCAAGGGATCTTTGGGGGTATCGGTACGCGGTAAAGTGCCAGTTAAAGATCAACAAGGGCAGATCATAGGTATTGTCTCGGTTGGATATTTGCTAGAGAAAATCGACGTACAACTGCAACCCTATTTGCACTTTATGGTGCTGTTGGTGATGGCGGTGTTGTCTCTCAATATGCTGATTGGTTGGTGGCTGGCACAACGGATTAAAGACACATTGTTGGGTTTTGAACCAGAGCAGATGACCCGTTTATATGCGGAACTGCAAGCCACGCTTAATACCATTCGTGAAGGGGTGATAGCGATTAACCGAGAAGGCATTATTACTAATGTGAATGCTAATGCGATTCGCTTATTAGGCAAAGACCTGCAAGGAAAATCGATTAGTCCGGTTGGTTTACCGCTGCGAGATTGGCTACCCGATAGTGATATGGCCGAATTACTCGATCAGCCGCAAGCGCAAAGCGATGTGGAGTTACTGCTTAACGGGCACTTAGTGATTGCTAACCGAGTGCCAATGAGAGACCAGCAACAAAACTTTATTGGTATGGTTTCCAGCTTTAGGCGGAAAGATGAGATCACCTTGCTCACTAAGCAGTTATCGCAAATTAAGGCGCATTCAGAAGCCTTGCGGGTACAAAACCATGAGCATTCTAATCAGCTAAATACCATTGCTGGTTTAATTCAGTTAGGCGAAAGTGATAAAGCCTTATCTTTTATTGGCCAAGCTAATGATCAATTCCAAGAACTGATTCGCTTTTTGATAGAAGCAGTGGAAGATTCGGTAATAGCAGGCTGTATTTTGGGTAAGTTTCACCGGGCGAGGGAGCTTGGTTTAACCCTAAATATTGATCCCGACAGCAGCTTGCGCGACTTACCAGCACACTGTGGCTCGGAGCAAATCGTTACCATAGTGGCTAACCTGTTAGATAACGCTTTTGAGGCAACTCGCGCTAGCAATGGCCGCGAGCCGATTAATCTCTCTATGACCGATTTGGGTAACGACATAATCATAGAAGTGGAAGATTTTGCTGGTGGTATTCAAGATAACTTACAAGCCAATATCTACGAGCAGGGAGTGACCACCAAAACCCAAGGCGACCACGGCATTGGCCTGTACCTAGTAAAAGAAACCGTGCAAATTTTGCGTGGAAATGTTGAGTTTAGTAGTGACAATTTGGGCACCCGTTTTACGGTGTATATTCCCAAGCAGTTAAAGCAGGAGTAG
- a CDS encoding MATE family efflux transporter, which translates to MFAVSPTLTLIIKRTLPLTVGLFSIMLVQLVDSVFIGMLGVNQLAVHGITLPFQAAFIGIQVGIGVAATSVISKACGGRDKLKSQTVATLAAAGGTLLITLLGVVLWLLQEPILATFIASDVSSAKQLALAAIFNRYWPVWLLSAISVAALYLVSCVYRANEDTKTTGQMFLLASIINLILDPWLIFGFNMGIVGAALASALSYGICTLYMLNKARGKQWFAAISFSSPSSSTKQQAIQNSPYFYYGKELIRTTVPTILNQLLPSLSAFICMLLIAQIGTEEIAFWSLLSRLESFLLVFTLALTMAIPPIIGRYLGEGKLNEIVEVLTVTAKFLLVFHLVIALIAASSSPYIIPLISADMMMQNWFSIALWVIPFSYAPLGLCMLVVSAFNALGEARRALFVSMVRLLVLYVPAIWLGTATQSIIQTVVAACIANTLAGAYAWFKLKQCTALQFTRSQLA; encoded by the coding sequence ATGTTTGCCGTATCGCCAACCTTAACACTCATCATCAAGCGCACGCTGCCACTCACCGTGGGTTTGTTTTCCATTATGTTGGTGCAACTGGTTGATTCGGTATTTATCGGCATGCTTGGCGTTAACCAGCTTGCGGTTCATGGCATTACCTTACCCTTTCAAGCGGCGTTTATAGGTATTCAAGTAGGTATTGGGGTTGCGGCAACGTCTGTTATCTCTAAGGCCTGTGGCGGCCGCGATAAGCTAAAATCTCAAACCGTTGCCACATTAGCAGCGGCTGGCGGCACCTTGCTTATCACTCTACTGGGCGTGGTGTTGTGGCTGTTACAAGAGCCAATATTAGCGACCTTCATTGCCTCCGATGTAAGCTCGGCAAAACAACTAGCGTTGGCAGCGATCTTTAATCGCTATTGGCCAGTTTGGCTGTTAAGTGCTATCTCTGTGGCCGCGCTATACTTGGTATCTTGTGTCTATCGAGCAAATGAAGATACAAAAACCACCGGACAAATGTTCCTGTTGGCCAGTATTATCAACCTGATACTAGACCCTTGGCTTATCTTTGGTTTTAACATGGGCATTGTAGGAGCAGCCCTTGCCTCTGCCTTAAGTTACGGCATTTGTACTCTGTATATGCTGAATAAAGCACGCGGCAAACAGTGGTTTGCTGCTATAAGCTTTAGCTCTCCCAGCAGCAGTACTAAACAGCAAGCCATACAAAACTCTCCCTATTTTTACTATGGCAAAGAGTTAATTCGCACTACTGTGCCAACCATATTGAATCAGTTGCTGCCTTCATTAAGTGCTTTTATTTGTATGCTGCTAATTGCTCAGATTGGCACCGAAGAAATCGCCTTCTGGAGCCTATTATCTCGACTAGAAAGCTTTCTTCTGGTTTTTACCCTAGCCTTAACCATGGCCATTCCGCCTATTATTGGCCGCTACCTTGGCGAAGGTAAGCTAAACGAAATTGTTGAGGTGTTAACGGTTACCGCTAAATTTTTACTGGTGTTTCATCTAGTAATTGCTCTTATCGCAGCGAGTAGCTCTCCTTATATTATTCCGCTGATAAGTGCTGATATGATGATGCAAAACTGGTTTAGTATCGCTCTGTGGGTTATTCCTTTTAGCTATGCACCTCTTGGCCTTTGCATGCTGGTGGTTTCAGCATTTAATGCCTTAGGGGAAGCTCGCCGAGCCTTGTTTGTATCTATGGTTCGTTTATTGGTTTTATATGTTCCAGCCATTTGGCTTGGCACAGCAACACAAAGCATTATTCAAACAGTTGTCGCGGCTTGTATTGCCAATACACTTGCAGGCGCTTACGCATGGTTTAAGCTAAAACAGTGCACTGCGCTTCAGTTTACCCGTTCACAACTTGCCTAA
- a CDS encoding tripartite tricarboxylate transporter TctB family protein, whose translation MQISNQRIGGLIFLLLSLFYGYFSYDIPLFPGAEYEPFTPRTLPQFLALCGIACSIILMLTGGSDFRTSVKHLVWRPAAKLLVAMFAYGLLVNWMGFVLATIIFLVVSFRIMGETHHKKALVVAILFTVAFWALLTQVLDIYLEPGQLWHWFNG comes from the coding sequence ATGCAAATTAGCAATCAACGAATTGGCGGCCTAATTTTTTTGCTGCTCTCTTTGTTCTACGGCTATTTTAGCTACGACATTCCGCTATTTCCCGGCGCAGAATATGAACCGTTCACCCCGCGCACTCTGCCGCAGTTTTTAGCCCTGTGCGGTATTGCTTGCTCAATCATTTTGATGCTCACCGGCGGTAGTGATTTTAGAACCAGCGTAAAACATTTGGTATGGCGCCCCGCCGCCAAATTGCTAGTAGCTATGTTCGCCTATGGCCTACTCGTCAATTGGATGGGGTTTGTATTAGCCACCATTATTTTCCTGGTAGTGAGCTTTCGCATCATGGGTGAAACCCACCATAAAAAAGCACTGGTAGTAGCCATTTTGTTCACTGTGGCTTTTTGGGCGCTATTAACCCAAGTATTAGATATTTATTTAGAACCTGGGCAACTGTGGCACTGGTTTAATGGCTAG
- a CDS encoding enoyl-CoA hydratase/isomerase family protein produces the protein MAYQGYTTFSAKQDDAILYVTFDFGTVNVQGQEMLADLNGLALRLERDRSVKVVVFQSANPEIWVCHYDTDLLKDMSTEAVSREDAKLLDLQAVLERISKLPQATIAKLEGFARGGGHEFALACDMRFAARGKYKFMQMEVGMGILPCGGGASRMARQVGLGRALEIVLSARDFSADEAEAYGTINKALEPDEIGPYVDALAQRISKFPAESINACKQMVYESIDKPIDEALRAEAYWLYQATSKTPAVKRFQIADEQGLEHDIENQRNWEQLVMNVQDIN, from the coding sequence ATGGCTTACCAAGGCTACACAACATTTAGCGCAAAACAAGATGACGCGATTTTATATGTCACTTTTGATTTTGGAACGGTTAACGTACAAGGTCAGGAGATGCTAGCTGACCTAAACGGTTTGGCGCTGCGTTTAGAACGCGATCGCAGTGTAAAAGTGGTGGTATTTCAATCGGCAAATCCAGAAATTTGGGTATGTCATTATGATACGGACTTGCTTAAAGACATGTCGACTGAGGCGGTATCTCGAGAAGACGCAAAACTACTCGACTTACAAGCAGTACTTGAGCGCATTAGCAAGCTGCCTCAAGCGACCATTGCGAAACTTGAAGGCTTTGCCCGTGGCGGCGGTCATGAGTTTGCCTTAGCTTGTGATATGCGCTTTGCGGCACGCGGCAAATACAAATTTATGCAAATGGAAGTGGGCATGGGCATCTTGCCATGTGGTGGCGGTGCTTCGCGTATGGCTCGCCAAGTGGGTTTGGGGCGCGCTTTAGAAATTGTATTAAGCGCGCGTGATTTTAGTGCTGACGAAGCAGAAGCTTACGGCACCATTAACAAGGCCTTAGAACCTGATGAAATTGGCCCCTATGTTGATGCGCTCGCGCAACGTATATCTAAATTCCCTGCAGAATCAATTAACGCTTGTAAGCAGATGGTGTACGAGTCAATCGATAAACCGATAGATGAAGCGCTTAGAGCAGAAGCATATTGGCTATACCAAGCTACCAGCAAAACGCCTGCTGTTAAGCGTTTCCAAATTGCCGACGAGCAGGGCTTAGAGCACGATATCGAGAACCAGCGTAACTGGGAACAGTTAGTTATGAATGTTCAAGATATTAACTAG
- a CDS encoding response regulator, producing the protein MIQVLIVEDDAGIAEIHRQYLQRVSDFEVSGIALSIADAMIHIKAKPPQLLLLDVYLPDGTGLELLKHIRSQDLAIDVMLLTAAKEASTLQEALRNGVFDYILKPVVFPRLQESLNNYKNYLRRLDQNSSFEQQDVDKLMPMSEGAVAESKKRLPKGVDAVTLDKVRALFSEHASLTAELAGKQIGSSRTTARRYLEYLVSCNELTPEVAYGAVGRPERVYHRVN; encoded by the coding sequence TTGATTCAGGTATTAATTGTTGAAGATGATGCGGGGATTGCCGAGATCCATCGCCAGTACTTGCAGCGCGTGAGTGATTTTGAAGTATCCGGCATTGCCTTGAGCATTGCCGATGCGATGATTCACATTAAGGCTAAACCTCCACAACTTTTGCTGTTAGATGTGTACCTACCCGACGGCACCGGCCTAGAATTGCTAAAACACATTCGCAGCCAAGATCTTGCCATTGATGTTATGTTGCTCACCGCCGCTAAGGAAGCCTCTACCTTGCAAGAAGCGCTGCGTAATGGCGTGTTTGACTACATTCTAAAACCGGTGGTATTTCCGCGTTTACAAGAATCCTTGAATAACTATAAAAATTATTTACGCAGGCTTGATCAAAATAGCTCTTTTGAGCAGCAAGATGTAGATAAGTTAATGCCAATGAGTGAAGGCGCAGTAGCCGAAAGCAAAAAGCGCTTACCCAAAGGCGTGGACGCGGTAACGCTAGATAAAGTGCGCGCACTGTTTAGTGAACATGCTTCATTAACTGCCGAGTTAGCCGGCAAACAAATTGGCAGTAGTCGCACTACAGCAAGGCGTTATTTGGAGTATTTAGTGAGCTGTAATGAGCTTACGCCTGAGGTGGCTTATGGTGCAGTAGGCCGGCCAGAGCGGGTCTATCATCGGGTTAATTAA
- a CDS encoding tripartite tricarboxylate transporter permease, with protein sequence MLDGILAGLSTAVMPMNLMMVIVGCLVGTFIGMLPGLGPITAIALMIPLTYSLEPSSGLILMAGVYYGAIFGASSSSILINAPGCSATVVTAFDGNPLAKKGQAGKALAVAAYASFTGGTLGAIMLLIAAPALASVSLSFQSADYFALMVLGLSAVAAFSGKGQVLKAVMMTIVGLMLATVGTDRSEGVERFTFGQMDLIDGFSFLLLAMATFALAETLMSVLKPENPNNSATEQKMMSELGSLKLTKEEVKSVAAPTLRSSFLGFFVGVLPGAGATIASFLAYGVERNLAKGDAKKEFGEGSLRGLAAPESANNAASTGSFVPLLTLGIPGSGTTAVLLGALIAYGIQPGPRMYIEHPDLFWSIIISMYFGNVILLILNLPLIPYLAKLLSIPRPYLVPMILLFSITGVYLVSFNSMDIMIMVAICMAALGLRLLNFPMAPMLLGFILGGMLEDNLRRALLIGDGELSFLWERPLTLTFISIAAMVLFSPLLRPLWERSKAKAEYEKAKQKAAAK encoded by the coding sequence ATGTTAGATGGAATTTTAGCTGGGCTTAGCACCGCCGTTATGCCAATGAATTTAATGATGGTAATTGTAGGCTGCTTAGTGGGCACCTTTATTGGCATGTTACCCGGCCTTGGGCCAATTACCGCCATCGCTTTAATGATCCCACTGACTTATAGTTTAGAGCCTTCATCAGGTTTAATTTTAATGGCGGGTGTCTATTACGGCGCTATATTTGGCGCATCATCCTCGTCGATATTAATTAATGCGCCAGGTTGCAGTGCCACCGTAGTGACCGCTTTTGATGGCAACCCCTTAGCTAAAAAAGGCCAAGCGGGTAAAGCCTTAGCCGTTGCTGCTTATGCCTCATTCACTGGCGGCACTTTGGGCGCAATTATGCTGTTAATTGCCGCGCCTGCTTTGGCCTCTGTCTCTTTGAGTTTTCAAAGCGCCGACTACTTCGCCTTAATGGTGCTTGGTCTTTCTGCCGTGGCTGCTTTCTCAGGCAAAGGTCAAGTATTAAAAGCGGTAATGATGACCATTGTGGGTTTAATGTTAGCCACCGTAGGCACCGACAGAAGTGAAGGCGTAGAGCGCTTTACCTTTGGCCAGATGGACTTAATCGACGGCTTTAGCTTCTTACTGTTAGCCATGGCAACCTTTGCCCTAGCCGAAACCTTAATGTCGGTATTAAAACCCGAGAACCCCAATAACAGCGCTACCGAACAAAAAATGATGTCGGAGCTGGGTAGCCTTAAGCTCACTAAGGAAGAGGTAAAGTCGGTAGCAGCCCCTACTCTTCGTTCATCATTTCTTGGTTTTTTTGTTGGGGTATTACCCGGCGCAGGCGCGACTATCGCCTCTTTTCTGGCGTATGGCGTAGAGAGAAATCTCGCCAAAGGCGACGCAAAGAAAGAATTTGGTGAAGGCTCTTTAAGAGGCTTGGCAGCGCCCGAATCGGCCAATAACGCGGCGTCTACCGGTTCTTTTGTACCTCTGCTCACCTTGGGTATTCCTGGCTCTGGCACCACCGCGGTATTGCTGGGTGCACTTATCGCTTATGGTATTCAACCTGGCCCAAGAATGTACATCGAGCACCCCGACCTATTTTGGTCGATCATCATCTCTATGTATTTTGGTAATGTGATTTTGCTAATTTTAAACTTGCCGCTAATCCCCTACCTCGCCAAGCTACTAAGCATTCCTCGCCCTTATTTGGTACCGATGATTTTGCTGTTCTCAATTACTGGGGTGTATCTGGTGTCGTTTAACAGCATGGACATCATGATCATGGTGGCGATATGTATGGCAGCCTTGGGCTTACGCTTGCTCAACTTCCCTATGGCACCAATGCTACTGGGCTTTATTCTGGGCGGTATGCTCGAAGACAACCTACGCAGAGCACTACTAATTGGCGATGGCGAGTTAAGCTTTTTGTGGGAACGCCCCTTAACCCTCACCTTTATTAGTATTGCAGCAATGGTGTTGTTTAGCCCATTACTAAGGCCGCTGTGGGAGCGTAGTAAAGCTAAAGCCGAGTATGAGAAAGCCAAGCAAAAGGCGGCAGCTAAGTAA
- a CDS encoding zinc-dependent alcohol dehydrogenase family protein yields the protein MKATVIRAFGDSKVLETAEIAKPELKSGHLLIKVAASSVNTIDMMIRDMGEALPFHPKLPGVLGMDFAGTVEAVGEGVNNFRVGDEVYGCAGGLGELQGSLAEYMLADANLVAHKPSNISMREAAALPLVGITAYEGLVRAGITTGQKVLVHGGAGGVGHVALQLAKHFGTEVFATGAAGEQTDLIAALGATAIDFKTEGVADYVEKYTKGAGFDVIFDSVGGANINNSIEAAKLNGQITTTLSMHEQDLTVVHMKGLSLHVVFMLLPMIYNQGRAAHGKILEALAKIVEAGELKPVLDSQQFALADAAAAHDRLASGQAIGKVVIDIN from the coding sequence ATGAAAGCAACTGTGATTCGCGCATTCGGTGACAGCAAGGTACTTGAAACAGCAGAAATAGCCAAACCAGAACTTAAATCAGGTCACCTGTTAATAAAGGTTGCGGCGTCTAGTGTTAACACCATCGACATGATGATTCGTGACATGGGTGAAGCCTTACCATTTCACCCTAAGCTCCCAGGTGTTTTGGGAATGGATTTCGCAGGTACAGTTGAAGCGGTTGGTGAAGGCGTAAACAACTTTAGGGTTGGAGATGAAGTATACGGCTGTGCTGGTGGTCTTGGTGAACTGCAAGGCTCGTTGGCAGAATACATGCTGGCAGACGCGAATTTAGTGGCTCACAAGCCAAGCAACATCTCAATGCGAGAAGCCGCTGCGCTGCCGTTAGTGGGTATTACCGCCTACGAAGGTTTGGTTAGAGCAGGCATTACAACAGGTCAAAAAGTACTTGTTCATGGCGGCGCCGGTGGCGTGGGACATGTTGCACTACAACTTGCTAAACATTTTGGTACTGAGGTTTTTGCAACTGGTGCTGCTGGCGAGCAAACTGATCTCATCGCAGCGCTTGGCGCTACAGCTATCGACTTTAAAACCGAAGGCGTTGCAGACTATGTTGAAAAGTACACCAAGGGTGCTGGATTTGACGTGATTTTTGATTCAGTGGGCGGTGCCAATATCAATAACTCAATTGAAGCGGCCAAGCTAAACGGTCAAATTACTACCACGCTGTCTATGCACGAACAAGACTTAACCGTGGTGCACATGAAGGGCCTGTCTTTACATGTTGTGTTTATGCTTTTACCGATGATATACAACCAAGGTCGAGCTGCACACGGTAAGATCCTTGAAGCACTGGCAAAAATTGTTGAGGCTGGCGAACTAAAACCAGTACTTGATAGCCAACAATTTGCCTTAGCCGATGCCGCGGCAGCGCACGATCGCCTAGCCAGTGGTCAAGCAATTGGCAAGGTTGTCATTGATATTAACTAG
- a CDS encoding LysR family transcriptional regulator yields the protein MNIEHLRLFVRVAATHNISLAGKELGLSAPVASMHINKLEESIGARLIHRTTRKVSLTEEGEALLPYADEILASVDAARSTVGTGKAQATGTLRITAPASFGRMHVIPALKGFLDKHSELSVDIRLTDSMIDMIEGGFDVAIRDADLKDSTLIAKKLATDKRIICASPDYLAAYGNPTSLEDLKHHSCIKQMGFDTWSFNTPNGLQNIKLKSRVRVDHGEAVRDAALQGLGVAMCAEWLVYKQLENGSLVEVLQDYSLNDAAAIWAVYPSSRLLAPKVRAFLDYFAEYYGAPPYWEN from the coding sequence ATGAATATTGAGCACCTCCGCTTGTTTGTAAGGGTCGCAGCCACCCATAATATTAGCCTTGCGGGAAAAGAACTTGGCTTGTCTGCACCAGTAGCCAGCATGCATATCAATAAACTTGAAGAAAGCATTGGCGCTCGACTTATTCATCGCACCACCCGTAAGGTTTCACTCACCGAGGAAGGCGAAGCACTTTTGCCCTATGCCGATGAGATACTAGCTAGTGTTGATGCGGCCCGCTCAACAGTGGGAACAGGCAAAGCCCAAGCAACGGGTACATTAAGAATTACCGCTCCCGCCTCCTTTGGCCGAATGCATGTTATACCTGCTCTAAAAGGTTTTTTAGATAAGCATTCAGAGCTATCTGTCGATATTCGTTTGACCGACTCCATGATAGATATGATTGAAGGTGGCTTTGATGTCGCCATCCGAGATGCAGATCTTAAAGACTCAACCCTTATTGCCAAAAAGCTGGCTACCGATAAACGGATTATCTGCGCCTCACCGGATTACCTTGCAGCATACGGAAACCCAACATCCCTCGAAGATTTAAAGCACCATAGCTGTATTAAGCAGATGGGTTTTGATACTTGGAGCTTCAATACCCCTAATGGCCTGCAAAACATAAAGCTAAAAAGCAGAGTTAGAGTAGACCACGGAGAAGCGGTACGCGACGCAGCCTTGCAAGGTTTGGGTGTTGCAATGTGTGCAGAGTGGTTAGTCTACAAGCAGCTAGAAAATGGCAGCTTGGTCGAAGTGCTACAAGATTATAGCCTTAATGATGCGGCTGCTATTTGGGCGGTGTATCCCAGCTCTCGGCTATTGGCACCTAAAGTGAGAGCCTTTCTTGATTACTTCGCAGAATACTATGGCGCTCCCCCTTATTGGGAAAACTAG